Proteins co-encoded in one Montipora capricornis isolate CH-2021 chromosome 12, ASM3666992v2, whole genome shotgun sequence genomic window:
- the LOC138026130 gene encoding uncharacterized protein C19orf47 homolog isoform X2: MSVQVTKWTKFFIQAGVPNGPANNYAVIFYDNRIQEDMLPDLSKEILRDMGITVMGDIIAILRHGKEVHAQSVREKTAMDMAATDGPESATSPSPSTQTPVGAKRKSTAASRMVDHWMSSKKSENGKSSPVEAATATGTPSPTKKRLTIQTTVSDEPQPIKSQKSLSERFSEKSVKVIPGKQLKVKSKGEKEKEGEEQTLKVKLPQGSTERSKKLITKQKHAAAASAVNKAKIARRQSVFDRLGKESPPLEVATKEPKKAEVKALKPLKTSVTAKLKKGQTSVFSRLGGMASPSAETTVQPVNPRIRLPSSDETPADFDYTSHSVLQPVKRKGVPSKPVKPVKPVKRSLGLTSSADEKSVFARLGSKV; encoded by the exons ATGAGTGTTCAAG TCACAAAGTGGACGAAGTTCTTCATACAAGCTGGCGTACCAAACGGACCTGCAAACAA TTATGCAGTAATATTTTATGACAATAGGATTCAAGAAGACATGTTACCAGATTTATCAAAG GAGATTTTACGAGACATGGGTATTACTGTGATGGGTGATATAATTGCCATCTTGAGGCACGGCAAAGAAGTGCACGCACAG AGTGTGAGAGAGAAGACAGCAATGGATATGGCAGCCACTGATGGGCCAGAGTCAGCCACATCGCCCTCACCAAGCACACAAACCCCAGTTGGTGCTAAACGCAAATCTACAG CTGCAAGTCGCATGGTAGATCATTGGATGAGCAGTAAGAAATCAGAGAATGGTAAAAGTAGCCCTGTGGAAGCTGCCACTGCCACAGGAACACCATCACCAACGAAGAAGAGGCTAACAATTCAAACAACAGTGTCAGATGAGcctcaaccaatcaaaagccaGAAATCACTGTCAGAGAG GTTTAGCGAAAAGAGTGTCAAGGTTATTCCAGGCAAACAGCTGAAAGTTAAGTCCAagggtgaaaaagaaaaagaaggagaagaacAGACACTGAAGGTGAAATTGCCTCAGGGATCTACTGAAAGGAGCAAGAAGCTAATCACGAAGCAAAAACATGCGGCCGCCGCTAGCGCAG taaataAAGCAAAGATTGCAAGGAGACAGTCAGTGTTCGATCGACTTGGAAAAGAAAGTCCGCCATTAGAAGTGGCTACCAAGGAACCGAAGAAAGCTGAGGTGAAAGCACTTAAACCTTTGAAAACAAGTGTCACTGCAAAATTGAAG AAAGGGCAAACGTCTGTCTTCAGTCGGCTGGGAGGAATGGCTTCACCATCAGCGGAAACAACAGTTCAACCTGTAAATCCAAGGATAAGGCTGCCATCAAGCGACGAAACACCCGCTGATTTCGACTATACAAGCCACAGCGTGTTACAACCAGTCAAACGAAAAGGAGTAccttctaaaccggtcaaacctgTAAAACCAGTCAAACGATCTCTGGGACTCACTTCGAGCGCAGACGAAAAATCGGTGTTTGCACGTTTGGGCTCCAAAGTATAG
- the LOC138026130 gene encoding uncharacterized protein C19orf47 homolog isoform X1 — translation MSVQVTKWTKFFIQAGVPNGPANNYAVIFYDNRIQEDMLPDLSKEILRDMGITVMGDIIAILRHGKEVHAQSVREKTAMDMAATDGPESATSPSPSTQTPVGAKRKSTAASRMVDHWMSSKKSENGKSSPVEAATATGTPSPTKKRLTIQTTVSDEPQPIKSQKSLSERFSEKSVKVIPGKQLKVKSKGEKEKEGEEQTLKVKLPQGSTERSKKLITKQKHAAAASAVNKAKIARRQSVFDRLGKESPPLEVATKEPKKAEVKALKPLKTSVTAKLKKKGQTSVFSRLGGMASPSAETTVQPVNPRIRLPSSDETPADFDYTSHSVLQPVKRKGVPSKPVKPVKPVKRSLGLTSSADEKSVFARLGSKV, via the exons ATGAGTGTTCAAG TCACAAAGTGGACGAAGTTCTTCATACAAGCTGGCGTACCAAACGGACCTGCAAACAA TTATGCAGTAATATTTTATGACAATAGGATTCAAGAAGACATGTTACCAGATTTATCAAAG GAGATTTTACGAGACATGGGTATTACTGTGATGGGTGATATAATTGCCATCTTGAGGCACGGCAAAGAAGTGCACGCACAG AGTGTGAGAGAGAAGACAGCAATGGATATGGCAGCCACTGATGGGCCAGAGTCAGCCACATCGCCCTCACCAAGCACACAAACCCCAGTTGGTGCTAAACGCAAATCTACAG CTGCAAGTCGCATGGTAGATCATTGGATGAGCAGTAAGAAATCAGAGAATGGTAAAAGTAGCCCTGTGGAAGCTGCCACTGCCACAGGAACACCATCACCAACGAAGAAGAGGCTAACAATTCAAACAACAGTGTCAGATGAGcctcaaccaatcaaaagccaGAAATCACTGTCAGAGAG GTTTAGCGAAAAGAGTGTCAAGGTTATTCCAGGCAAACAGCTGAAAGTTAAGTCCAagggtgaaaaagaaaaagaaggagaagaacAGACACTGAAGGTGAAATTGCCTCAGGGATCTACTGAAAGGAGCAAGAAGCTAATCACGAAGCAAAAACATGCGGCCGCCGCTAGCGCAG taaataAAGCAAAGATTGCAAGGAGACAGTCAGTGTTCGATCGACTTGGAAAAGAAAGTCCGCCATTAGAAGTGGCTACCAAGGAACCGAAGAAAGCTGAGGTGAAAGCACTTAAACCTTTGAAAACAAGTGTCACTGCAAAATTGAAG AAGAAAGGGCAAACGTCTGTCTTCAGTCGGCTGGGAGGAATGGCTTCACCATCAGCGGAAACAACAGTTCAACCTGTAAATCCAAGGATAAGGCTGCCATCAAGCGACGAAACACCCGCTGATTTCGACTATACAAGCCACAGCGTGTTACAACCAGTCAAACGAAAAGGAGTAccttctaaaccggtcaaacctgTAAAACCAGTCAAACGATCTCTGGGACTCACTTCGAGCGCAGACGAAAAATCGGTGTTTGCACGTTTGGGCTCCAAAGTATAG